AAATGGATTTAACTTCAACCAGTCGGTAATGGACTCACAAGGACGTGTAGTCAACACTTGGGCAGACATTCTCAACAGAGCTAACCTCGGTTTTGAAGTAATGCACGAGCGTAATGCACACAACTTCCCCTTAGATTTAGCCAGTGGCGAACAAGCTCCTGTAGCTTTGAGCGCTCCTGCTATCAACGCTTAGAAACTTTTACCTTATAAAAAAAAGGCTCTCCATATACCTGGAGAGCCTTTTTTTTTGCTGATTTTTTTAGCTCTCACACAAAATAATCAGGCAAGTATCAAATACTTGTATAAAAATATACCTCTATAGAAAAAAAAGAGATGTTAACATTTGTGGCTGAAATATAGAACAGTTGAGAAATAATTAGCCATGATTACTAATACCGCAGCCTATACTCTTGTGGCGATCGCTTATATTGCTTTTATTGTCGGTATTTGGTTTATGTTTACTGTATAAATTAGTGAAACACGCCTGCGTCAAAATGCTGCTTGGCAAGCAGCATTTGCGCCCATTAAACTACTCGGAAAATAAACGGATAACGGAAAGATAGATCTGGGTTATTTAGGCATTGAACAACTGCCCAAATTGAAAAACCCCAGTGTAAAACAAGCCAAATAGGACCTAATACAAAGCCAGCCAAACCGAAAGAGAAAAATGACATTATGGCAATAATGCCCCCAACTAACCAAACATTTAAGTGAAAATTAATTGCCTCCTTGGCATTATCTTTAATAACAATATCTTCGGAAACAGAAAGAATGGCGATCGGAATTCCTATAGATAAAACTAGCGCGCTAATAAAAACTGAGCCGTGTGCTAAAGCTGAAAGCAGTTTTCGCTTGTCCAAATTAGATTCTGTTTGCATTTTTTCTCTTGATGTGTAAATAGACAATGCTGAATAGTTAAATATTAGCGTTTGCTAAATAGTTTAAGAAGTAGGGATTTTACTAGCCTTTGTTGGTCAATGAAGCAAATAAAAAGCACCCAATTTGTTTACTATGGATGCTCGATAATTAAAATATAACGCAACTATTTTATTTAAATCCTACTGCTGCTTGCCAAACAAAAGCCAAAGCAAGGAAAAATACAGGAATAATAGGTAGCACATCTACCAAAGGTTTGAACATAGCATAAGCTTCTGGCAAATCTGCCAAGATCATTGCAGCTTCCATATATCTTTATACCTTCCAACAATTTTCTTAAAATATATTAAAAATATTATCATAATTTGGTTAAGAGATTTTGAGCAACAGTATTTGTTTTCTAGGTTAAATAACCCAAAATCATTCCAGTTAACAAAATAAAACCCAACCAAACGTTTTGCCTTAAAACCTTACCATACATAGAGCGCGGAAGGTGAGACTTGCGTAAGTTTATATACTGCCAAACCCAGCCAGCCGTAGCCAGTAATAGGCTAAACCAAAAAGCCGAACCTAAAGCCAATTTGAGGCCTAGGTAAGCAAGCAAACCAACAGTAATCAAGTAGAAAATGCCGATCGCCTCGGAAGTGTATTTGCCAAAAAAGATCGCACTAGAATTAATCCCAACTTTCAAATCATCTTCGCGATCGCTCAAAGCATATCCCGTATCAAAACCAAGTGTCCAAGCTACCGTTGCACCCCAAAGTAACCAGGTTGCAGATTCAATCTCTCCTGTTACTGCCGTCCAGCTAATTAACACGGCAAAACCCCATGCCAGAGACAAAATTAACTGAGGCAGGGGAAAAACTCTTTTAGCCAAAGGATAGAAGACAATAAAAGGGACAGCAGCAAAGCAAAGTAACAAGCTAAGGGGTTTGAGATAAAAAGCAAGTAGGGCAGCACAGGCAAGAGCGATCGCAAAAATAACGATTCCAATTTTGAGCGAAAGAGCGCGAGACGCTAGAGGACGAGACTTGGTTCGAGCTACCTGGGGGTCAAGATCTTTGTCCCACAAATCGTTAACTACACAACCTGCTGCACTAGTAGCAAGAGTTCCTAAAATGATTACTCCTACCAATGCTAGGGGAGGAGTCCCCTCGGCGGCGAGAAATACTGCCCACAAGGCAGGTATCATCAAAATTAATCTTCCTGCTGGCTTGTCCCAGCGCAAAAGACGAATTACTTTTTGCCAAGTTGGTTCACCAGTCGATGGATATTGAGTCATGTTAAATAAGTTTTTGCTTGCTGCCCAATAATTTCGAGCCTAATATTAATAAATATTAATAAAAATTTAAGCCTATCTGTTCCTTCGAGCAAAATTACGTGAGATTATAAAAGCATCTAGATACTAATGCTTGGCTTCAAGAATATCATTAGTTTTTAAGAGTTTTGTAGCTGAATTTTATCGATAAATCTGCTCCAAAAGACAATTATCGCACTTACAATCACCATGAACCAACAGATTATTGCAGCGATCGATATCGGCACTAACTCAATTCACATGGTAATTGTGCGAATAGATCCTTCACTCCCTGCCTTTACCGTAATTGCTAAAGAAAAAGATACGGTTCGTTTAGGCGATCGCGATTTGACAACAGGAAAACTAACCCCAGAAGCGATTAAGCGTTCCCTTAATACCTTAAAACGATGTCACGAACTAGCAACTAGTCTTAAAGCCGAACAAATAATTGCCGTTGCCACAAGTGCGACAAGGGAAGCCCCCAACGGAGAAGACTTTTTACGTCAGATTGAAGCACAATTAGGCATAGTAGTTAATCTTATTTCAGGAAAAGAAGAAGCTCGACGGATTTATTTGGGTGTGTTGTCGGGCATGGACTTTAACGAACAACCCCATATCATTATTGATATTGGTGGTGGCTCAACCGAGCTAATATTAGCCGATATTCATGAACCTCGCTTTTTGAGCAGCACTAAAATTGGTGCGGTTCGTTTATTCAAAGAATTTGTGACCACAGATCCGATTAGTGACAGTGAACTAAAAGTACTGAGAGCATATGTTAGGGGAATGCTAGAGCGTCCTGTCGATGAGATTTGGCAAAATTTACAGCTCAACGAATCTCCTCGCACGATTGGTACTTCTGGCACGATTGAGACGATCGCTGTAATTCACGCTAAAGATGAATTAGGTGTCGTTCCCGATCCTCTCAATGGCTATGAAATTGGCTATAAAGACATCGAAAAAATCGTTAAGAAGCTAGCGAAAATGAGCTACAAAGAACGACTCGATGTGTCGGGTCTATCTGAAAAACGAGCCGAAATTATCGTACCAGGAGCAGTTATTCTGCTCGAAGCAATGACTCTGCTTAAATTAGATTCGATTACCATTTGTGAGCGATCGCTGCGAGAAGGCATGATTGTTGATTGGATGTTGACTCGCGGTTTGATTAATAGTCGATTACGTTACCAAAACGAGGTCAAAAATCGCAACGTAATTAAAATTGCTCAAAAATATCATGTAGATTTAAATTATGGTCAAAGGGTAGCTAAGTTTGCCCTGAGCATTTTCGATCAGCTACAGGGATTGCACTCTTGGAGTGCGGCAGAAAGAGAACTATTATGGTCCGCCGCGATTTTACACAACTGTGGAGTTTATGTCAGTCATTCTTCCCATCACAAGCATTCATACTATTTAATTCGCAATGCCGAACTACTTGGGTTTACCGAACTAGAATTAGAATTAATTGCTAATATTGCCCGCTATCACCGCAGAAACAAGCCGAAGAAAAAACACGAGCCTTATTACAAACTACCACACAAGGACTATCAGCTAATGGTGCGACAGCTAAGCGCAATTCTACGATTAGCAGTAGCTTTAGAGCGAAGAAACAAGGGGGCGATCGCTTCAGTAAATTGTCAGTACGATGAAAATAACCGTTCTGTTGATTTCCAGATCCAGCCTACGGAGATAGGTGATAAGTGTTCCCTAGAGTTGTGGAATCTCAGTTACAAAAAAGAAGCCTTTGAAGAAGAATTCGGCGTCGAATTGGTTGCAACTATCTCTCAAAAGCTGCCTGTTGCCAGTCTCAATACTTAGTCTTTTACGGTTTAATTACCTGGTAGTCTTCAAAATGTAAGGATCGAGAAAAACTACAGTTGCTAAGATTTAGATAAATAGATGTAAACAACTAATAATTACTTATTGATGAAATGAAGCAAAAACTTTCTTTCGGTTTAATTTGGTTAGCTTTGGTAATTTACGCAGTTGCTGCTTCTTTTTTTAAAACACAACAAGGAAATTTAGCTTTAATTGTCGATCTTTCTGTTGGCAACTGGTCAGGAATTAATCCCATAATTATCGCAATTTTCTATATCATGGGCGTTTTTCCTGTGGTTTATGCTGCTTTTATTTTATTTGACAGTACCGAGCAAAAAATCTCGCCCTACCCTTTTTTTATTGTGTCGATTGGAGTTGGTGCATTTGCTTTGCTGCCATACTTCGCGTTACGTCAATCGAATACCGCCTGGAATGGACACAAAAACTGGTTGCTCAAGATTCTCGATTCACGTCTGATGGCAATTATCTCATCGATAAGCATCGTCGTGCTTTTAGTCTGGGGTTTAACTCAGGGAAACTGGTTAGATTTTGTCAATCAATGGCAAACCAATCAGTTTGTTCATGTAATGAGCCTTGATTTTTGTTTATTGTGTCTTTTATTTCCTGCCATGTTAGGAGACGATATGAAACGCCGAGGCATAAATACAGATAAATGGTTTTGGCCAGTAGCATTAGTACCTTTGTTAGGAGCTTTGATTTATTGGTGTCTTCGCCCACAATTACCAGAAATAACAGTTATCTCACAATCAACGGCTAGCTAACTGTTTAATTTTAATTCCTGTTGACTACGAACAATATTCTCCGTCAACTCGGCTAGTTCGCTCAATTCTAGTTCCAATTTACTAGCCTGCTGTTCATAGTTTAATTTTTTGGCGATCGCAGCGCGAGCTAAATCTTCACGGTTTTGTTGTAAAGCTTTTTTAGCTACCTTTGACCAGATTTGTACCTCGGCGATCGCTTGTTGATATTTAGGCTGTACCTGATTCCAAACAGACTTGATATCGATTAAGGCTTCTGCTGTTAGTTGTTCGGAGGTATTATTATTTCTACTTTTAACTGCTTGTTTAATCGGTTCATATAGTTGGGAAATGTCAAGCTTGCTAATAACGGGTAAATAGTTTCTAACTTGCTTACTATCTTTAATCCCTGTTTTACACCAGCTAGTAAAATGTTCACAGTTATTAAATAACAAATTATAATCATTTTCTCCGACTCGGCTTTTGGCTCTTTCTACTACCACATCAGGAATGTAGCCAAATCCATCGCTATATTCAGCCAGATATACTCGATTGCCTCGAGCAAATTGTGCATAAGAAGTTTGTTCGATAATTTCGCTAGGCTTACGATAATGAATTACAGTACCATCACCGCAATCGATACCATAATGTTTATACAGTGCCTGCAACTGCCCTAAATTTCGATATACGTAGATACAATCGCCTTTCGCCATCAGATATTCACTTAAATTCAATTATTGAGTATTTCTGATTCCCAACTCTCGTTTCAATAGATTGATTGACTTCTCGCCAATATAGCTATCAGTACTAATTACATCAGGAATCCGAATCAAATCCTCTCGCATCGCCATAATTTCCGCTTTTACTAGATCGTAACTCGTATAGCCAGTAATAATCGTATGAGCAGCCCGAATTACAGCTCGTAGCCGATCGCGATCGCTCAATGAAGAAGTCAACACCAGCAAATCATCGCCTCTAAGGCTGTTGACAATACTCGAAGCAACGCTCAGTGTACCTTCGCTGAGGCTAACAATGCCCAAACAAGCTTGTGAAGGCAAAGCCTTAACGATCTGCAATTCTTTATTAAAATCATACATATCAATCGGAATTACTCGAAAAGAGTTAGGTGGAACAATTGCTAAAACTTCTTGAATGAAATAGTGATTGGTTACTAGCGTCCCAAAATTAATTTCTGCCAAAATCTGGGGTAGCTTTTCTAATTCAATTAATTCAATCTCAATAGACAATGAATCTTGTAATTCCTGCTGGATCATCTCGCCCGCGCCAATATCTCTTTGGGGAACGGTAACTACAACTCTTTCGCTACAGCTGATGCGCCAGTCTATCTCTTCAATGAATAGTTCTTTGACTTGTTCTATAGTGCAGCCCAACTTTAAAACCCGGTCGATACTTTCTTTAATGGCGTTGACGGAAGCAGCCACAGGAGAGTCCGATTTAATCGTATTTTCTCGTTCGTGAAGTTTTACATAAATACCCGACCCGGCGATCGATTCTACTAGTCCGCTTTCTTCTAACTGTTGATATACTTTGCTAATGGTGTTGCGGTGCAGCCCTGTAATCATGGCTAATTGCCTGGTGCTGGGTAAACGATGAGCAGGAGGATACTGTCCTGAAGCGATCGCAAATTGGATCTGAGCAAACAGTTGCTTAGAGGCTGGCACGTCGCTATCTGACTGGATTTGGAAGTTCAGCATTGAAATAAGCGTACAGGAAAACTTTTATGTGCGCTATTGTAGGCGCAAAATCTGTTTCTTACTTTAAATAATTAATAATCTTTTATGCTCAAGGTGATTTAGCTTGATTCAGATTAATTTTTAGCGACTTCTAATTTGTATTCAATGCGAAAGTATCTAACTAAGCTTTTCTTTTGGTAAATGTGATCTTCAAACTTGATCTGTTTTAAACCCAATTCTGCAAAATAAGTTAATTCTTCCTGTGTCAGAGGAAAAGGTATAGTAGCTGCTGGCTCTTGAGCATCTCTTCCACGACAGATAACCAGTAATGTTCCTTGAGGAGCAAGAAGTTGGCTAATCGTTTTTATTGCCTGGGGTCTAACTTGAGCAGGTAAAGACTGAAGAGTATAGGATTCGAGAATAAAATCGAACTGGCGTTGGTTTATCTGACTCGGCTGCAATAGATCGTCAACTAAGTAATTTACCTGAGAATCGGGAAAGCGTCTTTGACACCAATCAATTGCCGTTGGTGAAATATCAAATCCAGTTACTTTAAAACCCAACCCTACTAAAGCTTCAGCATCATCACCCAAACCACACCCCACAACTAGAGCAGTTTTTCCCTGTCCTTGAACGTCATGTTGCTCAATCCAATCAGCTAAATTAGAATTAATCGTCAAGTTTGCCCAAGGAATAGCCGACTCGTCTTGGTTAGCCTGACTATATAACTCTTCAAACCACCCTGTAGGGTCGTTATGCGTAAATGATTGTTGAGCAAGTTTTTGGACTCTACTTTTATTTGCTTCAGTCATACTTATCAAGATATTCTGCTCAAAATAGTGTGTTTGCTGATTTTAATTTACTGCTTTTCGCTAAATTGTTGCACAAACACATCCTACCCTCAATCATTTAAAGCGATCGCGAAGCTAGTCCTTTAGGTTACCCGAAGGGTAATCGCGCTTTTATTCGTCGATCTAAGTTTCTGAATCCGAAGTGGGAGTATTAATAAAGGTAGGGGATAAGAAAGCAACCACTGCGCCCAGCATAAAGCCAATAATGTTACGAAATAAAGGCAAAAATTCTGGCGTACGAATTACTACAGGTCCCATACCAAAAGCAATAAAGAGAATTCCCCACAGAGGGGACATAATTAGACCCCACTGCCAGGCAATCACCTGATCTTTATTACGAGGAATAACGGCAACGCCTAGAATGACTCCTCCCACGATCGAGCTAATTAAAGTTAAAATCCACTGCTCTTGCGGTAACCCAGGTACGACAGTACAACCATTTTTTTGTAAACATCCTTTGACTGATTCTAAAGCTTCGACAATGGCATTATTTTCACCGTGTTCTCGAATGTAATATATATTGCCAAAGCGTGTCTGTAGTTCAATCCAGAAATTACGTGGTAACAATTCATAAACATCGTCGCCAATACTAAAAGCTAGCAGGTTGCCCCCTCTGCCATCAGCTACCAACAAAATACTCTTTTCGTCAAGACCCCAGAATTTCTTGACCGCACGGCCAGGAGAGCGATCGTATTGAGTCAATACGCGCATTTTCCAGCCTGTTTCTGCCTCAAATTCTTCTAAGTTCTCGATCAGCGATTCTTCTTGTAGTGTTGGTAAAAAGTTGGCTAAATCTACTACAGGAGTTACTTCATCGGGTAATAATTCTGGGTTGTTGACTGCCAAAGCTGGTGAAGTGAACCAGGTAGCCAAAACTAGTAAACAAACCCCCAACATCAGCAGAGATCGCTGTATAAACTTATTTGCCATGACTATTTTATTTAAAAATTTCTTAGTATACAATTTCGGTTTAATAAAACTACTTTTATTTTCGTTACATTTATTTACCTTATTCTAAGATTATCAGTAATTAGTAGTGCTGGACACTATATATCAATAAAAACAATGGCTAAATAATTACTTAAATTTTATCCTGTGACTTTTGCTGAGATCTGGGGGGAGAAAAGTGAACGGTACTCCGCCTTAAAAAGGCGAAGCCTCCTAAAGGATACCGCTCCGCATATGCGTTCACCGCATTCCGCGGTCGCTTAATTTAGCTGAAACTGGAGTATTTATGTTCTGAGGATTACGCCATACTTTCCAAGCAGCCCTAACTCCTGCTACTAATCCACGGCTGCTTTGCTGCACTTGCTGTGCCTGTTGCTTGGCATTAACTAATCCTCGATCGACCTGTTTAACTACTCCCGTCGCATTGCTGATTCCTTGGTTA
Above is a genomic segment from Coleofasciculaceae cyanobacterium containing:
- a CDS encoding GntR family transcriptional regulator; protein product: MLNFQIQSDSDVPASKQLFAQIQFAIASGQYPPAHRLPSTRQLAMITGLHRNTISKVYQQLEESGLVESIAGSGIYVKLHERENTIKSDSPVAASVNAIKESIDRVLKLGCTIEQVKELFIEEIDWRISCSERVVVTVPQRDIGAGEMIQQELQDSLSIEIELIELEKLPQILAEINFGTLVTNHYFIQEVLAIVPPNSFRVIPIDMYDFNKELQIVKALPSQACLGIVSLSEGTLSVASSIVNSLRGDDLLVLTSSLSDRDRLRAVIRAAHTIITGYTSYDLVKAEIMAMREDLIRIPDVISTDSYIGEKSINLLKRELGIRNTQ
- a CDS encoding class I SAM-dependent methyltransferase, producing the protein MTEANKSRVQKLAQQSFTHNDPTGWFEELYSQANQDESAIPWANLTINSNLADWIEQHDVQGQGKTALVVGCGLGDDAEALVGLGFKVTGFDISPTAIDWCQRRFPDSQVNYLVDDLLQPSQINQRQFDFILESYTLQSLPAQVRPQAIKTISQLLAPQGTLLVICRGRDAQEPAATIPFPLTQEELTYFAELGLKQIKFEDHIYQKKSLVRYFRIEYKLEVAKN
- a CDS encoding Ppx/GppA phosphatase family protein; protein product: MNQQIIAAIDIGTNSIHMVIVRIDPSLPAFTVIAKEKDTVRLGDRDLTTGKLTPEAIKRSLNTLKRCHELATSLKAEQIIAVATSATREAPNGEDFLRQIEAQLGIVVNLISGKEEARRIYLGVLSGMDFNEQPHIIIDIGGGSTELILADIHEPRFLSSTKIGAVRLFKEFVTTDPISDSELKVLRAYVRGMLERPVDEIWQNLQLNESPRTIGTSGTIETIAVIHAKDELGVVPDPLNGYEIGYKDIEKIVKKLAKMSYKERLDVSGLSEKRAEIIVPGAVILLEAMTLLKLDSITICERSLREGMIVDWMLTRGLINSRLRYQNEVKNRNVIKIAQKYHVDLNYGQRVAKFALSIFDQLQGLHSWSAAERELLWSAAILHNCGVYVSHSSHHKHSYYLIRNAELLGFTELELELIANIARYHRRNKPKKKHEPYYKLPHKDYQLMVRQLSAILRLAVALERRNKGAIASVNCQYDENNRSVDFQIQPTEIGDKCSLELWNLSYKKEAFEEEFGVELVATISQKLPVASLNT
- a CDS encoding TPM domain-containing protein; protein product: MANKFIQRSLLMLGVCLLVLATWFTSPALAVNNPELLPDEVTPVVDLANFLPTLQEESLIENLEEFEAETGWKMRVLTQYDRSPGRAVKKFWGLDEKSILLVADGRGGNLLAFSIGDDVYELLPRNFWIELQTRFGNIYYIREHGENNAIVEALESVKGCLQKNGCTVVPGLPQEQWILTLISSIVGGVILGVAVIPRNKDQVIAWQWGLIMSPLWGILFIAFGMGPVVIRTPEFLPLFRNIIGFMLGAVVAFLSPTFINTPTSDSET
- a CDS encoding DUF2834 domain-containing protein, with the protein product MKQKLSFGLIWLALVIYAVAASFFKTQQGNLALIVDLSVGNWSGINPIIIAIFYIMGVFPVVYAAFILFDSTEQKISPYPFFIVSIGVGAFALLPYFALRQSNTAWNGHKNWLLKILDSRLMAIISSISIVVLLVWGLTQGNWLDFVNQWQTNQFVHVMSLDFCLLCLLFPAMLGDDMKRRGINTDKWFWPVALVPLLGALIYWCLRPQLPEITVISQSTAS
- a CDS encoding photosystem II reaction center protein K, which encodes MEAAMILADLPEAYAMFKPLVDVLPIIPVFFLALAFVWQAAVGFK
- a CDS encoding photosystem II q(b) protein, giving the protein NGFNFNQSVMDSQGRVVNTWADILNRANLGFEVMHERNAHNFPLDLASGEQAPVALSAPAINA
- a CDS encoding lecithin retinol acyltransferase family protein yields the protein MAKGDCIYVYRNLGQLQALYKHYGIDCGDGTVIHYRKPSEIIEQTSYAQFARGNRVYLAEYSDGFGYIPDVVVERAKSRVGENDYNLLFNNCEHFTSWCKTGIKDSKQVRNYLPVISKLDISQLYEPIKQAVKSRNNNTSEQLTAEALIDIKSVWNQVQPKYQQAIAEVQIWSKVAKKALQQNREDLARAAIAKKLNYEQQASKLELELSELAELTENIVRSQQELKLNS
- a CDS encoding 4-hydroxybenzoate solanesyltransferase; this translates as MTQYPSTGEPTWQKVIRLLRWDKPAGRLILMIPALWAVFLAAEGTPPLALVGVIILGTLATSAAGCVVNDLWDKDLDPQVARTKSRPLASRALSLKIGIVIFAIALACAALLAFYLKPLSLLLCFAAVPFIVFYPLAKRVFPLPQLILSLAWGFAVLISWTAVTGEIESATWLLWGATVAWTLGFDTGYALSDREDDLKVGINSSAIFFGKYTSEAIGIFYLITVGLLAYLGLKLALGSAFWFSLLLATAGWVWQYINLRKSHLPRSMYGKVLRQNVWLGFILLTGMILGYLT
- a CDS encoding DUF4870 domain-containing protein, whose product is MQTESNLDKRKLLSALAHGSVFISALVLSIGIPIAILSVSEDIVIKDNAKEAINFHLNVWLVGGIIAIMSFFSFGLAGFVLGPIWLVLHWGFSIWAVVQCLNNPDLSFRYPFIFRVV